One Cryobacterium psychrophilum DNA segment encodes these proteins:
- a CDS encoding SixA phosphatase family protein has product MPDNTLILLRHAKSDWSGLEADLDRPLNDRGRQQAPLVGRWLGHHVARIDLAVVSPAIRAQSTWSLTAGELDVTPSRVTDDRLYAASSMQLLAVVRELPSMAHTVVLVGHNPGIEDLVAVATGEWVHMNTSAVAVIRFEGVWATAGDMAASLTVFGRPPREIRH; this is encoded by the coding sequence ATGCCTGACAACACGCTGATCCTGCTTCGGCATGCCAAATCAGACTGGTCGGGTCTTGAGGCCGACCTCGATCGGCCGTTGAATGATCGCGGCAGACAGCAGGCGCCGCTCGTGGGCAGGTGGCTGGGGCACCATGTCGCTCGCATTGATCTGGCCGTGGTCTCCCCCGCGATCCGGGCGCAGAGCACGTGGAGCCTCACGGCTGGCGAACTCGACGTGACACCGTCCAGAGTGACCGACGACCGACTGTATGCCGCTTCGAGCATGCAGCTTCTCGCCGTGGTGCGCGAGCTTCCCAGCATGGCGCACACGGTGGTGCTCGTGGGACATAATCCCGGGATCGAAGACCTGGTTGCTGTTGCCACGGGCGAGTGGGTGCACATGAATACTTCTGCGGTGGCCGTCATCCGTTTCGAGGGGGTGTGGGCAACGGCCGGTGACATGGCGGCGTCGCTGACCGTGTTCGGCCGGCCACCGAGGGAGATTCGGCACTGA
- a CDS encoding HNH endonuclease signature motif containing protein, producing MEGLSGTIRVGQAADAVADVMGDRSGVPTRSLSPALAVGPRRRSVRVLSAGAVVAAEESGRSFTRPAAPSAARPAMPIVPPVAPASATTGDVGSELARAITAVNALGCSSAAYEVLTDAAAIAGQRLIADARRLLDTRAAWMAASIARRSRPELGHSGLAAKRGFVNPEDMIQQVTGSTRGEATTLISVGTLLAETEAVDKLVQDAIDNPDPGRALVTVPWQAPIGHAVSSGMLSIAKADGIRKGLGNIDTAITAEKLGEALELLLHEAEALNADQLFKRARRLRDRLNEASIAAGEKAARDQRYWRVWRQRDGMVRSSALLAPEEGEFVLSAYETATSPRRTGVRFVDPEQASWADALLKDPRTLDQIAADALVQMLRLAGEAESADPRDYQLGQGHPKGRLAARVFGGRRPAVRVMVTQKTLTDGSGFGQLEGNPASISWESIDRNLCDTGTVGVMFSDDGQCVNVGRDSRLFTLRQRLGLAVRDGGCRWPDCTRPASWTEAHHINHWKAHNGKTDIADGISLCKFHHLLLHNNGWQIFCNGGQYWLRPPPDVDGQQRRIAMPSKNALILNEYGSNDDTSPPVGASRTG from the coding sequence TCTCAGCGGCACCATAAGAGTCGGGCAGGCAGCGGATGCTGTGGCTGACGTGATGGGTGATCGCTCGGGAGTCCCGACCCGAAGCCTCAGCCCGGCGCTGGCCGTGGGGCCGCGCCGCCGTTCCGTCCGCGTCCTGAGCGCCGGTGCCGTGGTCGCCGCCGAGGAATCGGGCCGATCGTTCACCCGACCAGCGGCACCCTCCGCGGCGCGTCCCGCGATGCCCATCGTGCCGCCCGTCGCGCCAGCCTCGGCAACGACCGGCGATGTGGGGAGCGAGCTCGCTCGGGCGATCACCGCGGTGAATGCACTGGGTTGCTCGAGCGCCGCGTACGAAGTGCTGACCGACGCTGCGGCGATCGCAGGTCAGCGACTCATCGCCGACGCCCGCCGCCTGCTCGACACGCGGGCCGCCTGGATGGCCGCGAGCATCGCGCGGCGGTCCCGCCCCGAACTCGGACACTCCGGGCTGGCCGCGAAGCGGGGATTCGTGAACCCAGAAGACATGATCCAGCAGGTTACCGGATCCACCCGCGGCGAGGCCACCACGTTGATTTCGGTGGGCACACTGCTAGCCGAGACCGAGGCGGTAGACAAACTCGTGCAGGATGCCATCGACAACCCTGATCCCGGCCGCGCGTTGGTCACAGTCCCGTGGCAGGCTCCAATCGGCCACGCCGTCAGCAGCGGGATGCTCTCCATCGCCAAGGCCGATGGCATCCGCAAAGGCCTCGGCAACATTGATACCGCCATCACCGCCGAGAAACTCGGTGAAGCGCTTGAGCTCTTGCTTCACGAGGCCGAAGCGCTTAACGCCGATCAACTGTTCAAACGGGCACGACGCCTGCGCGACCGCCTTAACGAGGCCAGCATCGCCGCCGGCGAAAAAGCCGCCCGCGACCAGCGATATTGGAGGGTCTGGCGCCAACGGGACGGCATGGTGCGCAGCAGCGCCCTTCTCGCTCCCGAAGAGGGCGAGTTCGTGCTGTCCGCCTACGAAACAGCGACCAGTCCCCGCCGCACCGGAGTGCGATTCGTCGACCCGGAGCAAGCGTCCTGGGCCGACGCCCTCCTGAAAGACCCTCGGACGCTCGACCAGATCGCCGCCGATGCCCTCGTGCAAATGCTCCGCCTGGCCGGTGAAGCTGAAAGCGCAGACCCACGCGACTACCAACTCGGCCAGGGCCATCCCAAGGGACGCCTGGCCGCCCGCGTGTTCGGCGGTCGCCGCCCCGCCGTGCGCGTCATGGTCACGCAGAAGACCCTCACCGACGGCAGCGGCTTCGGGCAATTAGAGGGAAACCCCGCCTCTATCTCGTGGGAGTCCATTGACCGCAATCTCTGCGACACCGGAACCGTGGGGGTGATGTTTTCCGACGATGGGCAGTGCGTGAACGTGGGACGCGACTCCCGTCTCTTCACCCTTCGCCAACGACTGGGTCTCGCTGTCAGGGATGGCGGCTGCCGGTGGCCCGACTGCACTCGGCCAGCCTCCTGGACCGAGGCCCACCACATCAATCATTGGAAAGCCCACAACGGCAAGACCGATATCGCCGATGGTATCAGCCTCTGCAAATTCCATCACCTGCTCCTGCACAACAACGGCTGGCAGATCTTCTGCAACGGCGGCCAATACTGGCTCCGGCCACCACCAGACGTCGATGGCCAACAACGTCGCATCGCAATGCCGAGCAAGAACGCTCTCATCCTCAACGAATACGGATCAAACGACGACACCTCCCCACCGGTCGGCGCATCCCGCACAGGCTGA
- a CDS encoding nucleoside/nucleotide kinase family protein — protein sequence MSEPIVHQFSLAQLVEKARTLAVPGERHILGITGAPGTGKSTVAALVVEALGPDLATLVPMDGFHLSNAVLEDLGRRGHKGAHDTFDDFGYAVLLRLLRHQIGTPRSHTGLPIYAPEFRRDLEESVGSAIPISAATPLIVTEGNYLLLERNSWPDARQMMDEVWFLDLADETRRERLILRHETVGKTHAEAELWAWGSDQRNAALIESTRDRADFVVRLV from the coding sequence GTGAGCGAGCCGATCGTGCACCAGTTTTCGCTCGCGCAGCTCGTCGAGAAGGCTCGGACCCTCGCCGTGCCGGGTGAACGACACATTCTCGGTATCACCGGTGCGCCGGGAACCGGCAAGTCCACGGTGGCCGCGCTCGTGGTCGAGGCTCTCGGACCGGACCTCGCAACGCTCGTGCCGATGGATGGGTTCCATCTCTCGAATGCCGTGCTGGAGGACCTCGGTCGGCGCGGCCACAAGGGCGCTCACGACACCTTCGATGACTTTGGTTATGCCGTGCTGTTGCGGCTCTTGCGCCATCAAATCGGAACGCCCCGATCCCATACCGGCCTGCCCATCTATGCGCCAGAGTTCCGCCGCGACCTTGAGGAATCCGTGGGCTCGGCGATCCCCATTTCCGCCGCTACTCCGCTCATCGTCACCGAGGGGAATTATCTGCTCCTGGAGCGCAATTCCTGGCCGGATGCACGTCAAATGATGGATGAAGTCTGGTTTCTCGACCTCGCGGACGAAACTCGACGGGAACGCCTCATTCTGCGGCACGAGACGGTCGGCAAGACGCATGCCGAGGCCGAACTCTGGGCCTGGGGTTCCGACCAACGCAACGCCGCCCTGATTGAGTCCACGCGAGATCGAGCCGACTTCGTCGTGCGGCTGGTCTAG
- a CDS encoding LLM class flavin-dependent oxidoreductase: MTIPLSILDLAPITPGHTIRESFSGSVALAQTAEKHGYTRVWYAEHHNMPTIASSATGILIGHVAGHTESIRLGAGGIMLPNHSPLVIAEQFGTLAELYPCRIDLGLGRAPGSDQTTARAMRRDPRASDQFPQDVTELQAYLRGESIVPGVQAIPGAGTNVPLYILGSSLFGAQLAAALGLPYAFASHFAPDSLYEAVATYRRAFTPSAQLAAPHVIVAANVIAADESADAVQQFETVRRRRVRGMISRGPATPDYTDEQIDAFLTTTQGAQLANMMRYSAVGSPVEVRAFLKDFAASTQADELILAHPSTQIDARLRSVALTAEAMAGSLV; encoded by the coding sequence ATGACGATTCCGCTATCCATTCTTGACCTCGCACCCATCACTCCAGGGCACACGATCCGGGAGAGTTTTTCGGGGAGTGTCGCGCTCGCGCAAACCGCCGAGAAGCACGGATACACGCGCGTCTGGTACGCCGAACACCACAACATGCCCACAATCGCATCGTCGGCCACGGGCATCCTGATCGGCCATGTTGCGGGGCATACGGAGAGCATCCGCCTGGGTGCCGGCGGCATCATGCTGCCCAACCACTCGCCGCTGGTGATTGCCGAGCAGTTCGGCACCCTGGCCGAGCTCTACCCCTGCCGCATCGACCTCGGACTCGGCCGAGCACCGGGGAGTGACCAGACCACGGCCAGGGCCATGCGGCGCGACCCGCGGGCGAGCGACCAATTCCCCCAGGACGTCACGGAGCTCCAGGCATACCTGCGCGGCGAGTCGATCGTGCCTGGCGTGCAGGCGATCCCAGGCGCCGGAACCAACGTGCCGCTGTATATTCTCGGGTCCTCGCTGTTCGGCGCGCAACTGGCCGCGGCCCTCGGCCTTCCCTACGCGTTTGCCTCCCACTTCGCGCCCGACTCCCTGTACGAGGCCGTCGCCACCTACCGCCGTGCTTTCACCCCCTCGGCGCAGCTCGCCGCGCCGCATGTGATCGTGGCGGCCAATGTGATCGCCGCCGACGAGTCGGCGGATGCCGTGCAGCAGTTCGAGACAGTCCGTCGCCGCCGCGTGCGCGGCATGATCTCGCGCGGACCCGCGACGCCTGACTACACGGACGAGCAGATCGACGCCTTCCTGACGACCACCCAGGGCGCCCAGCTGGCCAACATGATGCGCTACTCCGCGGTCGGATCGCCGGTTGAGGTGCGTGCCTTCCTCAAGGACTTCGCCGCGTCCACCCAGGCCGACGAACTCATCCTCGCGCACCCGTCCACCCAGATTGACGCCCGTCTGCGCTCGGTGGCGCTCACCGCTGAGGCAATGGCCGGTTCCCTGGTGTAA
- a CDS encoding 2TM domain-containing protein has translation MNEHEELRRQARKRLKARSSFWTYIGVWGAVSIMLTVIWFITTPDAYFWPVWAIFGMGVAALFIGLDAYGPGRRYHTESDVDAEIERMTGRPAQRDRRDEPTL, from the coding sequence ATGAATGAGCATGAGGAACTGAGAAGACAAGCGAGAAAACGGCTCAAAGCCAGGTCGAGCTTCTGGACCTACATCGGCGTATGGGGTGCCGTGTCAATCATGTTGACGGTTATCTGGTTCATCACGACTCCCGATGCCTATTTCTGGCCCGTCTGGGCGATCTTTGGCATGGGAGTGGCGGCGCTCTTCATCGGGTTGGACGCCTACGGACCCGGGCGGCGCTACCACACCGAGTCTGACGTGGACGCGGAGATCGAACGGATGACGGGGCGCCCTGCTCAGCGAGACCGCCGCGACGAGCCGACGTTGTAG
- a CDS encoding PLD nuclease N-terminal domain-containing protein, whose protein sequence is MKARKQWSDLSSEQWSDLSSEQRIGIKLAGVLQFALAAAAWFDLAMRPARKVRGKKSLWAIVIGLNFVGPIAYFLRGRQ, encoded by the coding sequence ATGAAGGCCAGGAAGCAGTGGAGCGATCTCAGCTCGGAGCAGTGGAGCGATCTCAGCTCGGAGCAGCGGATCGGTATCAAACTTGCCGGCGTGCTGCAGTTCGCTCTGGCCGCCGCGGCGTGGTTCGATCTGGCCATGCGTCCGGCGAGAAAGGTTCGGGGCAAGAAATCGCTGTGGGCCATAGTCATCGGCCTGAATTTCGTCGGCCCGATAGCGTACTTTCTGCGGGGTCGTCAGTAA
- a CDS encoding O-acetylhomoserine aminocarboxypropyltransferase/cysteine synthase family protein: MAATEPVTPSSEARAVAAPIADWTDFRFDTRQVHVGEYPDANRGARIPPLTLSAGYVFDSFDDGAARFSGDSREPIYSRQGNPTNAVAEARLASLEGGTAAVVVSSGQAAITAALFALAESGEHIVSTASIYGGTRILFGRSFRRFGVEVDYVWDTDSDAAWDAVIRPTTKAIFTETIPNPRNDVVDIARIKAVARRHGIPLVVDNTVATPYLIRPFEHGADIVVHSTTKFLSGHGAGVSGAVIDGGTFDWAGSTRSYPLLTDSLRPGSPSLLDRFGPAAYAQYVREAVVNDIGPSLSPFNGFLLHQGIETLSLRMERHVDNAIAIAHWLEEQPEVQAVDYAGLASSPLRELAQRYYGGRTGSVFAVTVTGGTQGARAFSNGLRIFSRMTGIGDTRSMVLHPLTTTHASFAPDLNARLGITAGMLRLSVGIESVDDLIADLRDGLDRVAAVR, translated from the coding sequence CGGATGCGAACCGGGGCGCACGGATACCGCCGTTGACGTTGAGCGCTGGATACGTGTTCGATTCCTTCGACGACGGGGCCGCACGGTTCTCCGGCGATTCCCGTGAGCCCATTTACTCCCGCCAGGGCAATCCCACGAACGCCGTGGCCGAGGCCCGCCTCGCCTCCCTCGAGGGCGGAACGGCGGCCGTTGTCGTGTCCTCCGGACAGGCGGCCATCACGGCGGCCTTGTTCGCCCTCGCGGAGTCGGGTGAACACATCGTCTCGACCGCGAGCATCTACGGCGGCACCCGCATCCTGTTTGGCCGAAGCTTTCGCCGCTTCGGCGTGGAGGTCGACTATGTCTGGGACACCGATAGCGACGCGGCCTGGGACGCGGTCATCCGTCCGACCACGAAGGCGATCTTCACGGAGACCATTCCGAATCCGCGCAATGACGTGGTCGACATTGCGCGGATCAAAGCAGTCGCCCGCCGTCACGGTATCCCGCTCGTTGTCGACAACACCGTTGCCACGCCCTACCTGATTCGGCCGTTCGAGCACGGCGCCGACATTGTCGTGCATTCCACGACCAAGTTCTTGAGCGGCCACGGTGCCGGCGTCTCCGGCGCGGTAATCGACGGGGGCACCTTCGACTGGGCCGGAAGCACCCGCAGCTACCCGCTGCTGACCGATTCGCTGCGACCGGGCTCACCCTCGCTGCTCGACCGCTTCGGCCCGGCCGCCTACGCGCAGTATGTGCGTGAGGCCGTGGTCAACGACATCGGACCTTCGCTCTCCCCCTTCAACGGATTCCTGCTGCACCAGGGCATTGAGACTCTCTCGCTTCGGATGGAGCGCCACGTCGACAACGCGATAGCCATCGCCCACTGGCTTGAGGAACAGCCGGAGGTGCAGGCTGTGGACTATGCCGGGCTCGCCAGCAGCCCCCTTCGCGAGCTGGCGCAACGCTATTACGGCGGGCGAACCGGGTCGGTCTTCGCCGTCACGGTGACGGGCGGCACCCAGGGCGCCCGCGCCTTCTCCAACGGGCTGCGCATTTTCAGTCGCATGACGGGGATCGGGGACACCCGGTCGATGGTGCTGCATCCCCTCACCACGACGCACGCGTCGTTCGCCCCCGACCTCAACGCCCGGTTGGGCATCACCGCCGGAATGCTGCGGCTGTCGGTGGGGATCGAATCGGTCGACGATCTGATCGCTGATCTACGGGACGGTCTGGACCGGGTCGCCGCGGTACGCTGA
- a CDS encoding DUF6545 domain-containing protein encodes MILAIELFVLASLWVSAILCLPSALRGKRLLVFWFLFAFAVTMTPQPLPIYLAVDSLLGGINTTSFIFHATAIITIALIDTLVQSATSKDGLSRRRNLISASVTTGIIALQAVLFFGGEWRFNTVREALPQVDFILYSSTTWLALGFFSVSVAAACLRDIAQQTRTITKVSLSFIALGCLGVLVFAVVSLTGAGLGFANHESTFSQDAHGLYLASLFMAPLSLAIGAGLTSAVDGIITLGRNARSRSLLLRLTPLWIGLMADTPELSLDSANSRAASLFGKDPTPRLYRRYVEVRDSLLVHPQQITARNEQILRAAENHIAAQSSTSPSRAVPAS; translated from the coding sequence ATGATCCTCGCCATTGAACTCTTCGTCCTCGCCAGTCTGTGGGTGTCCGCCATTCTCTGTCTGCCCTCCGCGCTGCGTGGGAAAAGGCTGCTGGTGTTCTGGTTCCTGTTCGCGTTCGCCGTGACCATGACGCCGCAGCCGCTGCCGATCTACCTCGCCGTTGATTCCCTGCTGGGAGGGATCAACACGACAAGCTTCATTTTTCACGCCACGGCCATCATCACCATTGCTTTGATCGATACTCTCGTGCAGAGCGCCACGTCGAAGGACGGCCTGTCCCGGCGCCGCAATCTCATCTCGGCTTCCGTGACCACGGGAATCATCGCGCTGCAGGCCGTGCTTTTTTTCGGAGGCGAGTGGCGGTTCAATACCGTTCGTGAGGCCCTCCCCCAGGTCGATTTCATCCTGTACTCATCAACCACCTGGCTCGCTCTCGGGTTCTTCTCTGTCTCCGTCGCCGCCGCCTGCCTCCGCGACATTGCGCAGCAGACCCGAACCATCACCAAAGTATCGCTGTCCTTCATCGCCCTCGGCTGCCTTGGCGTGCTGGTCTTCGCGGTGGTGAGCCTCACCGGTGCGGGCCTCGGATTCGCCAACCACGAGAGCACGTTTTCTCAAGATGCCCACGGGCTCTACCTCGCGTCGTTGTTCATGGCGCCCCTGAGCCTGGCCATCGGCGCCGGCCTCACCTCCGCCGTGGATGGAATCATCACCCTGGGGCGAAACGCGCGGTCTCGTTCCCTGCTCCTGCGCCTCACGCCGCTGTGGATCGGTCTTATGGCCGACACTCCCGAACTCTCGTTGGATTCCGCAAACTCACGGGCCGCAAGCTTGTTCGGGAAAGACCCAACGCCTCGCCTGTACCGGCGCTATGTCGAGGTTCGGGACAGTCTGCTGGTTCATCCGCAGCAGATCACGGCACGCAATGAACAGATTCTGCGCGCGGCGGAGAATCACATTGCCGCGCAGTCCTCCACGTCACCGTCCCGCGCGGTGCCGGCGTCCTAA
- a CDS encoding 2'-5' RNA ligase family protein — MPRLVVVLPLSPLQVGDQFPVNEWPLHITVLAPFRTDAAPGHVAALIAAAASAEPAIPAVVGRKQMFGRRHDVPVSVMVENEALTRLHEQLVAAVGPLGESPQEPAFTGAEFTPHITFKNHGRMHAGDTVLLEQIAVVDMAPRSAAGGRTVLATVVLSGSTRGDHEA, encoded by the coding sequence GTGCCCCGACTCGTCGTTGTTCTTCCGCTCTCGCCCTTGCAGGTGGGCGATCAATTCCCCGTGAACGAATGGCCCCTGCACATCACCGTGCTCGCCCCGTTTCGAACGGATGCCGCACCCGGGCACGTGGCAGCGCTCATTGCCGCAGCGGCATCTGCTGAACCGGCAATCCCAGCCGTCGTGGGTCGCAAGCAGATGTTCGGCCGCCGTCACGACGTGCCGGTCTCTGTCATGGTGGAGAACGAGGCTCTCACACGATTGCACGAACAGCTCGTGGCGGCCGTTGGGCCGTTGGGCGAATCGCCCCAAGAACCGGCCTTCACCGGAGCCGAGTTCACACCGCACATCACGTTTAAGAACCACGGTCGTATGCACGCCGGAGATACCGTCCTTCTGGAGCAGATTGCGGTCGTGGACATGGCGCCGCGGTCGGCCGCCGGCGGGCGCACGGTGCTGGCAACAGTGGTTTTGTCGGGGTCGACCCGCGGCGACCACGAGGCCTGA
- a CDS encoding MmcQ/YjbR family DNA-binding protein translates to MSPDDLVEFCLSLPQSEETFPFGPETSVFKTTGNGKIFALSALAEDPLTVSLKCDPEESRALREEFPGQIAPGYHLNKKHWITIVLDGHVDVELVEQLIHASHALVRPKVPRARGTRA, encoded by the coding sequence ATGAGTCCGGATGACCTCGTTGAATTCTGCCTGAGCCTGCCCCAGTCGGAGGAAACCTTTCCTTTCGGCCCGGAGACGAGTGTTTTCAAGACCACCGGAAACGGAAAGATCTTCGCGCTCTCCGCCCTGGCTGAAGATCCGCTCACGGTGTCGCTCAAATGCGATCCTGAGGAGAGCCGCGCCCTGCGGGAGGAGTTTCCCGGCCAGATCGCTCCGGGGTACCACCTCAACAAGAAGCACTGGATCACGATTGTGCTCGACGGCCATGTGGACGTCGAACTCGTGGAGCAACTCATCCATGCCAGCCATGCCCTGGTGCGGCCGAAGGTGCCGCGGGCCAGGGGCACCAGGGCGTAG
- a CDS encoding histidine phosphatase family protein, protein MRLLLIRHGQTPSNVLGLLDTAHPGPGLTAVGTAQAAAVPGSLRVHSTEAIFASTLIRTQLTAAPLAAARDLPVQVLPGLHEIEAGALEGLSDRDSVRKYMETVFAWVHGDLSAAMPGAANGQVFLDRFDADIAHIAATTQTAVVFSHGASIRLWTAMRAINVPPMFTAHNDLDNTGIAELTGSPEDGWTLQSYAGQPFGGSGLADPAASDPMGHAVDSV, encoded by the coding sequence ATGCGACTCCTTCTCATCCGCCACGGCCAGACACCCTCCAACGTTCTCGGACTGCTCGACACCGCGCATCCCGGCCCCGGACTCACCGCAGTCGGTACTGCTCAGGCCGCTGCCGTTCCCGGATCCCTGCGAGTCCATTCGACGGAGGCCATCTTCGCGTCAACCCTCATTCGCACGCAGCTCACTGCCGCTCCGCTCGCCGCAGCGCGCGACCTCCCCGTACAGGTGTTGCCGGGTCTGCACGAGATCGAGGCTGGCGCGCTTGAGGGGCTCAGCGATCGCGATTCCGTTCGCAAATACATGGAAACCGTCTTCGCCTGGGTGCATGGTGACCTGAGCGCCGCCATGCCCGGGGCAGCCAACGGGCAAGTCTTCCTCGACCGTTTCGACGCCGATATCGCCCATATTGCCGCCACTACGCAAACCGCAGTGGTCTTCAGCCACGGCGCGTCGATCCGCCTGTGGACGGCCATGCGCGCCATCAACGTTCCCCCGATGTTCACGGCGCACAACGATCTCGACAACACGGGGATCGCGGAACTGACAGGTTCCCCCGAAGACGGCTGGACCCTACAATCATATGCCGGACAGCCGTTCGGTGGCAGCGGGTTGGCCGACCCGGCGGCCTCCGACCCGATGGGCCATGCCGTCGACAGCGTTTAG
- a CDS encoding antibiotic biosynthesis monooxygenase family protein: MTIIKINAITVADGSGDELAHRFAARAGAVDDRPGFEGFELLKPTDDRNTWLVLTRWADEESFQAWVSSPAFGHGHRSEKPTEGEPVARPVGVSSELWSYTIAGGTAV, from the coding sequence ATGACGATCATCAAGATCAACGCGATCACCGTGGCCGATGGCAGTGGCGACGAACTGGCCCACAGATTCGCGGCGAGGGCCGGTGCCGTTGACGATCGACCCGGATTTGAAGGTTTTGAGCTGCTCAAGCCCACCGACGACCGCAACACCTGGCTTGTCCTCACCCGCTGGGCCGATGAGGAGTCCTTCCAGGCCTGGGTTTCATCGCCCGCCTTCGGACACGGCCATCGCAGTGAGAAGCCCACAGAAGGCGAACCGGTCGCCCGCCCCGTTGGTGTGAGCAGCGAGCTGTGGTCCTACACGATCGCTGGGGGAACCGCCGTCTAA
- a CDS encoding long-chain-fatty-acid--CoA ligase yields MPNTEQQPWVTNYQPGVPAEIDLPTESLVAMLERSVAEASDHPALEFFGRRTTYTELGDQIDRAAEGLRKLGVRAGDRVAVLLPNCPQHVVAFYAVLRLGAVVVEHNPLYTSRELRHQFEDHQARIVIAWDKSVSSLRAFPDDIEIDHIVSVNLLSAFPTVKRLALHLPAKSLRESREAMTGPAPGTIPWKELLSHGSIDPEHPRPSVEDLAAIQYTSGTTGRPKGAMLTHFNLYSNALQGEAWMHGAEYRKEIFYAILPMFHAFGMTLYLTFGIRKQGLLVLFPKFEPGLILDAMKKSPATVYCAVPPIYERTAQAAKEKGISLRSCKYCISGAMNLPDHVVELWESVSGGLLVEGYGMTESSPVALGNPFYPTRRAGTIGVPFPSTLMRVVDLDDPKLDVEQGQPGELLLKGPQVFQGYWNNPDETQKALLPGGWLRTGDIVTVDADGFTTIVDRAKELIITGGFNISPSEVESVLRLHPSVVDAAVFGKPLERGGELVVAAVELAPGATLNEDALRDHCREHLAAYKIPRRIVQMTETPRSMLGKILRKQVREQVLPTL; encoded by the coding sequence ATGCCTAACACTGAGCAGCAACCCTGGGTCACGAACTACCAACCGGGTGTGCCGGCCGAGATCGACCTCCCCACCGAGTCCCTCGTGGCGATGCTCGAACGCTCCGTGGCCGAGGCCAGTGACCATCCCGCACTCGAGTTCTTCGGGCGCCGCACAACGTATACCGAGCTCGGCGATCAGATCGACCGCGCGGCCGAGGGCCTGCGGAAGCTCGGTGTGCGAGCGGGAGACCGCGTAGCCGTGCTGCTGCCCAACTGCCCGCAACACGTCGTCGCGTTCTACGCCGTGCTGCGCCTCGGCGCCGTCGTCGTCGAGCACAACCCGCTATACACCTCCCGTGAGTTGCGGCACCAGTTTGAAGACCACCAGGCGCGCATCGTGATTGCATGGGACAAGTCCGTCTCCTCCCTGCGAGCCTTCCCCGACGACATCGAGATCGACCACATCGTGTCGGTGAACCTGCTGTCCGCGTTCCCCACCGTGAAACGGCTCGCCCTGCACCTTCCCGCGAAGAGCCTGAGGGAATCACGAGAGGCGATGACCGGACCCGCTCCGGGAACCATCCCGTGGAAAGAGCTGCTCAGCCACGGGTCGATCGACCCGGAGCACCCGCGCCCGTCCGTCGAGGATCTCGCCGCCATCCAGTACACCTCCGGTACGACCGGCAGGCCCAAAGGCGCCATGCTCACCCACTTCAATCTCTACTCCAATGCCTTGCAGGGCGAGGCGTGGATGCACGGAGCCGAGTACCGCAAGGAGATCTTCTACGCGATCCTGCCCATGTTCCACGCCTTCGGCATGACGCTCTACCTCACTTTTGGCATCCGCAAACAGGGTTTGCTCGTGCTCTTCCCCAAATTCGAGCCGGGGCTGATCCTCGACGCCATGAAGAAGTCACCCGCCACGGTGTACTGCGCCGTCCCACCCATCTACGAGCGCACCGCCCAGGCTGCCAAAGAGAAGGGGATCTCCCTCCGCTCGTGCAAGTACTGCATTTCGGGCGCAATGAACCTGCCCGACCATGTCGTGGAGCTGTGGGAATCGGTCTCCGGCGGGCTTCTCGTGGAGGGGTACGGCATGACCGAATCTTCCCCGGTCGCCCTCGGCAACCCGTTTTATCCGACGCGTCGCGCCGGAACGATTGGCGTACCATTCCCGTCGACACTCATGCGGGTTGTCGACCTCGACGACCCGAAACTCGATGTGGAGCAGGGGCAGCCTGGGGAGTTGCTCCTCAAGGGACCACAGGTGTTCCAGGGCTACTGGAACAACCCGGACGAGACCCAGAAAGCCCTACTGCCCGGGGGGTGGCTGCGCACGGGCGACATCGTCACCGTCGACGCCGACGGTTTCACGACCATCGTGGATCGTGCCAAGGAGCTCATCATCACCGGCGGGTTCAACATCTCACCCTCCGAGGTGGAATCCGTCCTGCGCCTGCACCCCTCAGTTGTCGACGCCGCCGTGTTCGGCAAACCGCTCGAACGCGGCGGAGAGCTGGTGGTCGCCGCCGTTGAACTCGCACCGGGCGCCACACTCAACGAAGACGCGCTGCGCGACCATTGCCGGGAACACCTCGCGGCGTACAAGATTCCACGCCGGATCGTGCAGATGACCGAAACACCGCGCTCGATGCTCGGCAAGATCCTGCGCAAACAGGTGCGAGAGCAGGTCCTGCCCACTCTGTGA